The following coding sequences lie in one Arachis hypogaea cultivar Tifrunner chromosome 4, arahy.Tifrunner.gnm2.J5K5, whole genome shotgun sequence genomic window:
- the LOC112794899 gene encoding uncharacterized protein, whose translation MKKHGLYTDGRWVDDQRQRTLINFLVYCPAGMSFVKTVDASDVIKTANALFNLFADVIEWVGPSNIVHVVTDNAANYVSAEKLIHEKYPNIFWSPCATHCINLILKDIASIPHISDLASRASKVTVFVYNHMILLSWLRKRKSWTEIVRPGVTRFATVFITLKSIYDHKVDLQTLMVDQYFTSHKLSKSANGKMVSSIVLDNKFWQDCLTTVKIVGPLIKLLRLVDADEKPSLGIVYEDMQRAKKAIKTMFRNRKAAYTPYTSILKMRWDKHLKRDLHAAAYFLNPGIFYSEGFVEKANVLRSLLDLLDVETLCDDSVAAMQEIQLYRDCKESFGRESAKRAASRLEPVRLLHQTSSSSGCERNWSLFEQIHSRRRNRLEHQRLSDIVYVTYNLCLQSRLHRKKRNYDPIDIQSIDTVDFWVMADEDDPEFTNGDVEGIESLIYTDNAMPSYPNDGGDMEVEMDMPDVVIESSNTSFDGISEDAGFGLPVYDGDIGTLNDDYDF comes from the exons ATGAAAAAGCACGGGTTGTACACTGATGGCAGATGGGTGGATGATCAAAGGCAACGAACTTTAATTAACTTTCTAGTTTATTGTCCTGCTGGTATGTCATTTGTTAAGACTGTTGATGCTTCTGATGTGATAAAAACTGCTAATGCATTGTTTAATTTGTTTGCTGATGTTATTGAGTGGGTTGGGCCTAGTAACATTGTGCATGTGGTCACTGATAATGCTGCTAATTATGTATCTGCTGAAAAACTTATTCATGAAAAATACCCAAATATATTTTGGTCTCCCTGTGCTACCCATTGTATCAATCTTATATTGAAAGATATTGCAAGTATTCCTCATATATCTGACCTTGCTTCCCGTGCTTCAAAAGTGACTGTGTTTGTCTACAATCATATGATATTATTGTCTTggcttagaaaaagaaaaagttggaCAGAAATTGTTCGACCAGGAGTCACACGTTTTGCCACTGTTTTCATTACTTTGAAAAGTATATATGATCACAAGGTAGATTTGCAGACATTGATGGTAGACCAATATTTTACTTCTCATAAGTTATCCAAAAGTGCTAATGGAAAGATGGTTAGCTCAATTGTCTTGGACAATAAGTTTTGGCAAGACTGTCTTACCACTGTGAAAATTGTTGGTCCTCTTATTAAGTTGTTGAGGCTTGTTGATGCTGATGAAAAACCCTCTTTGGGAATTGTGTATGAAGACATGCAAAGAGCAAAAAAGGCTATCAAGACCATGTTCAGAAATCGGAAAGCTGCTTATACGCCATACACAAGTATCTTGAAAATGAGGTGGGATAAACATTTGAAGCGTGATCTCCATGCGGCAGCGTACTTTTTAAATCCGGGCATTTTCTACAGTGAGGGTTTTGTTGAGAAGGCAAATGTTTTGAGATctttacttgatttgcttgatgtTGAAACACTTTGTGATGACTCAGTTGCTGCAATGCAAGAGATACAGCTGTATCGAGATTGTAAAGAAagttttgggagggaaagtgctaAGAGAGCGGCATCAAGACTCGAACCTG ttcgtcttcttcatcaaacctcTTCTTCATCTGGATGTGAGAGGAACTGGAGCCTTTTTGAACAAATCCATTCAAGGAGGAGGAACCGATTAGAGCATCAAAGGTTAAGTGACATTGTTTATGTCACTTATAACCTATGCCTTCAATCTAGGTTGCATCGAAAGAAGAGAAATTATGACCCAATTGACATTCAAAGCATTGACACAGTAGATTTTTGGGTAATGGCAGATGAGGATGATCCTGAATTTACTAATGGAGATGTTGAAGGCATTGAAAGTTTAATATACACTGATAATGCTATGCCTTCGTATCCTAATG atGGTGGAGACATGGAAGTTGAAATGGATATGCCTGATGTTGTAATTGAATCCTCAAATACTTCTTTTGATGGTATCTCTGAAGATGCTGGCTTTGGATTACCTGTTTATGATGGAGATATCGGAACACTTAATGATGATTATGACTTCTGA
- the LOC112796804 gene encoding uncharacterized protein, whose amino-acid sequence MEEISNFPLNPEPAEEETLQSQMQESTPDRKSMRTTKPGIKRLILSLTVLFSFIIGFPFLWKSIEIYRAPLPFDRIESFSSQLESDPLHFPCRFQAIFVGFDFSASRGLGPNDVAAAITHKMSQLNPNSLRCGNCGGGDYDVSVVIDSGSSCAQTEGSEARCPLKCGEVVFGGKLSDEDFDEMLKRCLGNVDGGGKGYSVVVFNGDKEEGEVRAVVGKYRHAWVLGHVSEDEAVSRTAEIFARVFMNGGNEGNSIRSEFMPVGADGRIVLSFSLLNAEPQDWIYDWSFHEIDKTLLQPVIQALQPIANITVESQVLYYTPKSSFSYWDDIHGSHIFSTKDLPFFLNSNEWHLDTSVAAGGRSKVLQLVVYIPSAKECPLQLELPNGDLSKTNGFISPMWGGVVVWNPESCVKDLESKDPDRRVISPQNLQKLFEVLMGQLRQLLGLKSDNLYVGQSGAYILLGSERGFTEWELDVLSGKHVCFNLHSCATTLGSLSRLVQSLPRMIIIDEIGKQVKFSLEAAKFAQSYASTGIYNASAVSSRQARSLVENAFFHPSIMSISYYSFEHCFAIYSPFFLPVTMHVILAALREWKRYKQENRKYLAWKAKERIVS is encoded by the exons ATGGAGGAGATATCCAATTTTCCATTAAACCCAGAGCCCGCAGAAGAAGAAACCCTGCAGTCTCAGATGCAGGAATCTACTCCCGACCGTAAATCCATGCGAACAACCAAACCCGGCATCAAGCGCCTCATCCTCAGCCTCACAGTGCTCTTCTCATTCATTATAGGTTTCCCGTTCCTCTGGAAATCCATCGAAATCTACCGCGCTCCACTCCCCTTTGACCGAATCGAGTCCTTCTCCTCGCAATTGGAGTCCGATCCCTTACACTTCCCCTGCCGATTCCAAGCCATATTCGTCGGCTTTGACTTCTCCGCTTCTCGTGGCCTTGGTCCAAACGACGTCGCAGCAGCAATTACCCACAAGATGTCCCAACTGAACCCTAACTCCTTGCGATGCGGCAATTGCGGCGGCGGTGACTACGACGTCTCTGTGGTCATCGATTCAGGCTCCAGTTGCGCGCAGACGGAGGGTTCGGAAGCTCGGTGTCCGTTGAAGTGTGGTGAAGTTGTTTTTGGCGGGAAGTTGAGTGACGAAGATTTTGATGAGATGCTGAAGCGTTGTTTGGGGAATGTAGACGGTGGAGGGAAGGGCTATAGTGTTGTGGTTTTTAATGGGGACAAGGAGGAAGGGGAAGTGAGGGCTGTGGTGGGTAAGTACCGGCATGCGTGGGTACTCGGCCACGTTTCGGAGGATGAGGCGGTTTCAAGGACAGCTGAGATCTTTGCCAGGGTGTTTATGAATGGCGGGAATGAAGGGAATTCGATTCGCAGTGAGTTCATGCCGGTTGGTGCTGATGGCAGGATTGTTCTTTCCTTCAGTTTGCTCAATGCAGAGCCACAAGATTGGATATATGATTG GAGTTTTCATGAAATTGACAAGACTCTGTTGCAACCTGTGATCCAAGCTTTGCAACCTATAGCAAACATAACGGTTGAAAGCCAG GTTTTATACTACACGCCAAAGTCTTCCTTTTCGTACTGGGATGATATACATGGAAGCCACATATTCAGTACCAAGGATCTTCCTTTCTTT CTTAATTCAAATGAGTGGCATCTAGATACTTCAGTTGCAGCAGGAGGGAGATCTAAAGTATTGCAACTTGTGGT GTATATACCATCTGCAAAGGAATGTCCTCTGCAATTGGAGCTTCCAAATGGAGATCTCTCTAAGACTAATGGCTTTATATCTCCT ATGTGGGGTggtgttgttgtatggaatcccgAAAGTTGTGTAAAGGATTTGGAGAGTAAAGATCCAGACAGACGTGTGATTTCACCCCAG AATCTCCAGAAGCTTTTTGAAGTTCTAATGGGGCAGTTGCGGCAACTCCTTGGTCTCAAGTCTGATAACCTATATGTTGGTCAATCAGGGGCATACATCCTCCTAGGGAGTGAAAGAGGTTTTACAGAATG GGAGTTGGATGTTTTGTCAGGGAAGCATGTATGCTTTAATTTACATTCATGTGCGACGACACTTGGATCTCTTTCCAGATTG GTTCAATCATTGCCAAGAATGATTATCATTGATGAAATTGGAAAACAG GTGAAGTTTTCTCTGGAAGCTGCAAAGTTTGCTCAAAGTTATGCATCTACTGGAATTTATAATGCATCTGCTG TATCATCAAGGCAAGCAAGATCTCTGGTGGAGAATGCCTTTTTCCATCCTTCAATTATGTCTATCAGCTACTATTCGTTTGAGCATTGTTTTGCCATCTATTCG